Proteins co-encoded in one Lysobacter solisilvae genomic window:
- a CDS encoding pentapeptide repeat-containing protein yields the protein MLPAPHAARIRGVRFPDARLRHVRLRHVRLRHVRLRHVRLRHVRLRRARLRHARLRHVRLRRARLRHVRLRHVRLRRVRFPRSRGQPARLRRIPAPGERIRLPLRQRCARLPGAPSRRPRPAHARPPVGRLQPARLH from the coding sequence GTGCTTCCTGCTCCTCACGCAGCTCGGATTCGAGGCGTTCGGTTTCCAGACGCTCGGCTTCGGCACGTTCGGCTTCGGCACGTTCGGCTTCGGCACGTTCGGCTTCGGCACGTTCGGCTTCGGCACGTTCGGCTTCGGCGCGCTCGGCTTCGGCACGCTCGGCTTCGGCACGTTCGGCTTCGGCGCGCTCGGCTTCGGCACGTTCGGCTTCGGCACGTTCGGCTTCGGCGCGTTCGGTTTCCGCGGTCTCGCGGGCAACCCGCTCGGCTTCGGCGTATTCCTGCTCCAGGCGAGCGTATTCGGCTTCCTCTTCGGCAGCGATGCGCTCGGCTTCCAGGCGCGCCGTCTCGGCGGCCTCGGCCTGCACACGCTCGGCCTCCAGTCGGTCGGCTTCAGCCCGCTCGGCTTCACTGA
- a CDS encoding response regulator: MARILLIEDSPTDTAVLTQLLERNGHEVLSSGSAEDGIVACKRELPDLVIMDVVLPGMNGFQATRALSRDAATSAIPVLILSTKDMETDRAWGMRQGAKDYIVKPPREDEFIARINAVLGH; the protein is encoded by the coding sequence ATGGCAAGAATCCTGCTCATAGAGGACTCGCCGACCGACACGGCGGTTCTGACTCAATTGCTGGAGCGCAACGGCCACGAGGTCCTGAGCTCCGGCAGCGCCGAGGACGGCATCGTCGCGTGCAAGCGCGAGCTGCCGGACCTGGTGATCATGGACGTGGTCCTGCCCGGCATGAACGGCTTCCAGGCCACGCGGGCGCTGTCGCGCGACGCGGCTACCAGCGCCATCCCGGTCCTGATCCTGAGCACCAAGGACATGGAAACCGACAGGGCCTGGGGCATGCGCCAGGGCGCCAAGGACTACATCGTCAAGCCGCCGCGCGAAGACGAGTTCATCGCCCGGATCAACGCCGTACTGGGTCATTGA
- a CDS encoding chemotaxis protein CheW, translating into MKKTAPAPLGPFDLLADYERRSLEHVAGLPEQLDAPGLWRGVGYRVGARRLASGFDEVREILPLPVITPVPGSQPWMLGVANVRGNLPPIVDLKQFLEGERTVLHESQRVLLVRQPGGDVAVLIDELFGQRSFTQPQLLEGEQMEQAQLAQGRYAHFIDRGYRIDEHLWGIFSLDRLARTPEFRQAAA; encoded by the coding sequence GTGAAGAAGACCGCACCTGCGCCCCTCGGCCCGTTCGATCTGCTGGCCGACTACGAGCGCCGCAGCCTCGAACACGTCGCCGGCCTGCCCGAGCAGCTCGACGCGCCCGGCCTGTGGCGCGGCGTGGGCTATCGCGTCGGCGCCCGCCGGCTGGCCTCGGGTTTCGACGAGGTCCGCGAGATCCTGCCGCTGCCCGTGATCACGCCCGTGCCCGGCTCCCAGCCGTGGATGCTGGGCGTGGCCAACGTGCGCGGCAACCTGCCGCCCATCGTCGACCTCAAGCAGTTCCTCGAGGGCGAACGCACGGTGCTGCACGAAAGCCAGCGCGTGCTGCTGGTGCGCCAGCCCGGCGGCGACGTCGCCGTGCTGATCGACGAGTTGTTCGGCCAGCGCAGTTTCACCCAGCCGCAGCTGCTCGAGGGTGAGCAGATGGAACAGGCGCAACTGGCCCAGGGACGGTATGCCCACTTCATCGACCGCGGTTACCGCATCGATGAACACCTGTGGGGAATCTTCAGCCTGGACAGGCTGGCCCGCACACCCGAATTCCGCCAAGCCGCGGCCTGA
- a CDS encoding response regulator yields the protein MAWVRSDAVLSDSDLDMLIFEPGFSTADEVSRLAGRGVGMDVVASEVRQLGGTIDIHSQPGKGARFTLRLPQTLAVTQAVFVRIGETTFAVPIASVRGVGRMQRDLLAKADAAYQYGGEDYPVHDLGTLVGHATAKAEGQMQMPLLLVRAGDLRAAVSVDQVLGNREIVVKPVGPQVASVPGIFGATIMGDGSVVVILDVAPLVRRQAMVGTEELLPVAPPVEHRRVPMVMVVDDSVTMRKVTGRVLERHNFEVMTAKDGLDALEKLADRVPDLMLLDIEMPRMDGYELATAMKADPRLRNVPIVMITSRTGEKHRQRAFDIGVNRYLGKPYQEPELMRNVFELLGIARTNE from the coding sequence GTGGCCTGGGTCCGCAGCGACGCGGTGCTGAGCGACAGCGACCTGGACATGCTGATCTTCGAGCCGGGCTTCTCGACGGCCGACGAAGTCAGCCGCCTGGCCGGTCGCGGCGTCGGCATGGACGTGGTGGCCTCGGAAGTGCGCCAGCTCGGCGGCACGATCGACATCCATTCGCAACCGGGCAAGGGCGCCCGCTTCACGCTGCGCCTGCCGCAGACGCTGGCGGTCACCCAAGCGGTGTTCGTGCGCATCGGCGAGACGACCTTCGCCGTGCCGATCGCCTCGGTCCGCGGCGTCGGCCGCATGCAGCGCGACCTGCTGGCCAAGGCCGATGCGGCGTACCAGTACGGTGGCGAGGACTATCCGGTCCACGACCTGGGAACGCTCGTCGGCCACGCCACGGCGAAGGCCGAAGGCCAGATGCAGATGCCGCTGCTGCTCGTCCGCGCCGGCGACCTGCGCGCGGCGGTCAGCGTCGACCAGGTGCTGGGCAACCGCGAAATCGTGGTGAAGCCGGTGGGCCCGCAGGTGGCCTCGGTGCCGGGCATCTTCGGCGCCACGATCATGGGCGACGGCAGCGTCGTGGTGATCCTCGACGTCGCGCCGCTGGTGCGTCGCCAGGCGATGGTCGGCACCGAGGAACTGCTGCCTGTCGCACCGCCTGTCGAGCACCGCCGCGTGCCGATGGTGATGGTGGTCGACGACTCCGTCACCATGCGCAAGGTCACCGGCCGCGTGCTGGAGCGCCACAACTTCGAGGTCATGACCGCGAAGGACGGCCTGGACGCGCTGGAGAAACTGGCCGACCGCGTGCCCGACCTGATGCTGCTCGACATCGAGATGCCGCGCATGGACGGCTACGAGCTGGCCACCGCGATGAAGGCCGATCCGCGCCTGCGCAACGTGCCGATCGTGATGATCACCTCGCGTACCGGCGAGAAGCACCGCCAGCGCGCCTTCGACATTGGCGTCAACCGCTACCTGGGCAAGCCGTACCAGGAGCCGGAACTGATGCGCAACGTGTTTGAACTGCTAGGGATAGCGCGAACCAATGAGTGA